From a region of the Methanolinea sp. genome:
- a CDS encoding RimK family alpha-L-glutamate ligase, which translates to MKRLGIFVDRRTLSSAEQLNALIRCRDVAEEMGHSAEFLFPVDIRKVPAMDALFIRARTDPLNVTYVASRMAEANGIPVIDDPDSIRICSDKVNMYSRLMQHRVPIPRTLFLSRHDLTLHRIRDIFGEIGSPLILKEPSTSFSLRVEKVHDPGEFLQVAKRFTRLSDWIVAQQFVESRYDWRVGVLDGELLYVCKYTIPDTTFKIQDSVNGHVVYCAVESIPAGQAPSQVIATGIQAARAVGTGLYGVDLKSSNGDCTVIEVNDNPSLEGGEDECYPEVYHKIICHLLER; encoded by the coding sequence ATGAAGAGGCTTGGGATCTTCGTGGACCGGAGGACGCTTTCCAGCGCCGAGCAGCTCAATGCATTGATCCGCTGCCGGGACGTTGCCGAGGAGATGGGACACTCCGCCGAGTTCCTCTTCCCTGTCGACATCAGGAAGGTCCCGGCCATGGACGCGCTCTTCATCAGGGCCCGTACCGATCCCCTGAACGTGACCTACGTCGCATCCCGCATGGCCGAGGCAAACGGGATCCCGGTCATCGATGACCCGGACTCGATCAGGATCTGCTCGGACAAGGTCAACATGTACTCCCGGCTCATGCAGCACCGCGTGCCCATCCCACGGACCCTCTTTCTTTCCCGGCACGATCTAACCCTCCACCGGATCCGCGACATCTTCGGGGAGATCGGGTCCCCGCTCATCCTCAAGGAGCCGTCCACGTCGTTCTCGCTCCGGGTGGAGAAAGTCCACGACCCCGGGGAATTCCTGCAGGTCGCCAAGCGGTTCACCAGGCTGTCGGACTGGATCGTTGCCCAGCAGTTCGTGGAGAGCCGGTACGACTGGCGGGTGGGAGTGCTGGACGGGGAACTCCTCTATGTCTGCAAGTACACCATCCCGGACACCACTTTCAAGATCCAGGACTCGGTCAACGGCCACGTTGTCTACTGCGCCGTCGAGAGCATCCCGGCAGGGCAGGCCCCGTCCCAGGTCATTGCGACCGGCATCCAGGCAGCGCGGGCGGTCGGCACCGGCCTCTACGGGGTCGACCTGAAATCGAGCAACGGCGACTGCACGGTCATCGAGGTCAACGACAACCCCTCGCTCGAAGGCGGCGAGGACGAATGTTACCCCGAGGTTTACCATAAGATCATCTGCCATCTCCTGGAGCGGTGA